Proteins from a genomic interval of Youhaiella tibetensis:
- a CDS encoding ABC transporter ATP-binding protein, giving the protein MARLEINGVTKKFGTTTAVDTFSLDVGDGELVCLLGPSGSGKSTVLRMIGGFETPTGGSIRIDGEEVARLPPEKRPTTMVFQSHALWSHMTVAGNIGFGLKLRRLPKKQIAEKVDQVLELVGLAGYGKRQTNQLSGGQQQRVALARSLVLEPKILLLDEPFASLDQHLRERLREEVRDIQQRLKITALFVTHGQDEALALADRIVVMRDGHIEQIDRPDVLYREPQTPFVAGFIGTMNFVEGQVRNGMFTGGGMTMGAPVAEGPATLAVRPEALSLSGALAPDAATVHRVVDFGTHAIIDLDLPDEVRAKAMVSPDHEWKGADRVLLKPERFALFRDNAVLYRSQPSAIQTARHAQ; this is encoded by the coding sequence ATGGCTCGCTTGGAAATCAACGGCGTCACCAAGAAATTCGGGACGACCACGGCTGTCGACACCTTTTCGCTCGATGTCGGTGACGGGGAACTGGTCTGCCTGCTGGGCCCCTCGGGCTCGGGCAAGTCGACCGTCCTGCGCATGATCGGCGGCTTCGAGACGCCCACGGGCGGCTCGATCCGCATCGACGGCGAAGAGGTGGCGCGCCTGCCGCCCGAAAAGCGCCCGACCACCATGGTGTTCCAGAGCCACGCGCTCTGGAGCCACATGACTGTGGCCGGCAATATCGGCTTCGGCCTCAAGCTGCGCCGCCTGCCCAAGAAACAGATCGCCGAGAAGGTCGACCAGGTGCTCGAACTGGTGGGCCTGGCCGGTTACGGCAAACGGCAGACCAACCAGCTTTCGGGCGGCCAGCAGCAGCGCGTGGCCCTGGCCCGCTCGCTGGTGCTCGAACCCAAGATCCTGCTGCTCGACGAACCCTTCGCCAGCCTCGACCAGCATTTGCGCGAGCGCCTGCGCGAGGAAGTGCGCGACATCCAGCAGCGCCTCAAGATCACCGCGCTCTTCGTGACCCACGGACAGGACGAAGCCCTGGCGCTTGCCGACCGGATCGTGGTGATGCGCGACGGCCATATCGAGCAGATCGACCGGCCCGACGTGCTCTACCGCGAGCCGCAGACCCCGTTCGTGGCCGGCTTCATCGGCACCATGAATTTCGTGGAAGGCCAGGTGCGGAACGGCATGTTCACCGGTGGCGGCATGACCATGGGCGCGCCGGTCGCCGAGGGCCCGGCTACCCTCGCCGTGCGCCCCGAAGCGCTTTCGCTCTCGGGTGCCCTGGCCCCGGACGCGGCCACGGTGCATCGCGTCGTCGATTTCGGCACCCACGCCATCATCGACCTCGACCTGCCGGACGAGGTGCGGGCCAAGGCCATGGTCTCGCCCGACCACGAATGGAAGGGCGCCGACCGCGTCTTGCTCAAGCCGGAGCGCTTCGCGCTCTTCCGCGACAACGCAGTGCTCTACCGTTCCCAGCCGTCAGCGATCCAGACCGCCCGCCATGCCCAGTGA
- a CDS encoding glycerophosphodiester phosphodiesterase yields the protein MPSDIFCLRDGHRTFFKWHRGRRTITDPVFTGQRIIEGMRLGASVEVDLVRHASNGFAVLHDETLDRETTGHGPVAEASADVIRQLRLRDNDGQPTAHPVMILEDLTALLAKGGLHPDALLQLDFKQTLADLTPDNLAGFTQAVAPVQEHMILSSGDAEAVDALARALPRLHVGYDPCHDGKLEELMESKDFADFVESALEDSPRAEMIYLNYALVLFADDNGFDIVKAFHDGGRRIDAYTIQSAGEESADTVERLLDLKVDQITTDDPVGLGRLITKIDADEAEI from the coding sequence ATGCCCAGTGACATTTTCTGCCTGCGCGACGGGCATCGCACCTTCTTCAAGTGGCACCGCGGGCGGCGCACGATCACCGACCCGGTGTTCACCGGCCAGCGGATCATCGAAGGCATGCGGCTGGGCGCGAGCGTGGAGGTGGACCTCGTCCGCCATGCCTCGAACGGCTTCGCCGTGCTCCACGACGAAACGCTCGATCGCGAAACCACCGGACACGGCCCGGTTGCCGAGGCCTCGGCCGACGTCATCCGGCAATTGCGGCTGCGCGACAATGACGGCCAGCCGACCGCGCACCCGGTGATGATCCTCGAGGACCTGACGGCCCTGCTGGCCAAGGGCGGCCTGCACCCGGACGCCCTGCTCCAGCTCGATTTCAAGCAAACCCTGGCCGACCTCACCCCGGACAACCTCGCCGGCTTCACCCAGGCGGTGGCACCGGTGCAGGAACACATGATCCTCTCCTCGGGCGACGCCGAGGCCGTCGACGCACTCGCCCGGGCTCTTCCGCGGCTCCATGTCGGCTACGACCCCTGCCACGATGGCAAGCTCGAAGAGCTGATGGAAAGCAAGGACTTCGCCGACTTCGTTGAATCAGCCCTGGAGGACTCGCCGCGCGCCGAGATGATCTATCTCAACTACGCGCTGGTGCTGTTCGCCGACGACAACGGCTTCGATATCGTCAAGGCCTTCCACGACGGCGGCCGCCGGATCGACGCCTATACGATCCAGTCGGCAGGCGAGGAATCCGCCGACACCGTCGAACGGCTGCTCGACCTCAAGGTCGACCAGATCACCACCGACGATCCCGTAGGCCTGGGCCGGCTGATCACGAAGATCGACGCGGACGAAGCCGAGATCTAG
- a CDS encoding LacI family DNA-binding transcriptional regulator, with the protein MSEDGVEAERTREQGAGPTALDVARAARVSRIMVSRAFNPEASVRADKRQHILDVAAGLGYHPDMAARAMVTRRSNLVAVVVSTLANPWEAQEIDALTAVLQEDGLAVLVFRMEHKSRFQFNFAHIRAYRPAAVIAYMDDLKPQQLRRAFGNSPAIYPVYGIHPPHEHDEHMVDRLHVEQHEGIANAVRLLAGTGRKRLLYVRGEGAASDIDRMMALEEALAEYRIDFEGAIEGNFDYATTRAAVNNYWRRERQPDAIFAANDTSAFGAIDALRFDLGVSVPQQCAVIGFDNIREAAWQAYNLTTIGVDLQERVQALRRIVAARAADSQARSMVETIRARLVVRGTA; encoded by the coding sequence TTGAGCGAGGACGGCGTCGAGGCCGAACGGACACGCGAGCAGGGGGCGGGGCCAACGGCGCTGGATGTGGCCCGCGCTGCAAGGGTTTCGCGCATCATGGTCTCGCGCGCCTTCAACCCCGAAGCATCCGTGCGTGCCGACAAGCGCCAGCACATTCTCGATGTTGCGGCGGGTCTGGGTTACCACCCGGACATGGCGGCGCGCGCCATGGTCACGCGCCGTTCAAATCTGGTCGCCGTGGTGGTCAGCACGCTCGCCAACCCGTGGGAAGCGCAGGAGATCGATGCGCTCACCGCCGTGCTCCAGGAGGATGGCCTAGCGGTGCTGGTGTTCCGCATGGAGCACAAGAGCCGGTTCCAGTTCAATTTCGCCCATATCCGCGCCTACCGCCCGGCGGCGGTCATCGCCTACATGGATGATCTCAAGCCCCAGCAGTTGCGGCGCGCGTTCGGCAATTCCCCGGCCATCTACCCGGTCTACGGCATCCACCCGCCCCACGAGCATGACGAACACATGGTGGATCGCCTCCATGTCGAGCAGCACGAGGGCATCGCCAATGCCGTGCGGCTCCTGGCCGGCACCGGGCGCAAGCGCCTGCTCTACGTGCGCGGAGAGGGCGCCGCCTCCGATATCGACCGGATGATGGCGCTCGAGGAGGCGCTGGCCGAATACCGCATCGATTTCGAGGGCGCGATCGAGGGCAATTTCGACTACGCCACCACGCGGGCCGCCGTGAACAATTACTGGCGGCGCGAGCGCCAGCCCGACGCGATCTTTGCCGCCAACGATACCAGCGCTTTTGGCGCCATCGATGCCCTGCGCTTCGACCTGGGCGTTTCGGTGCCCCAGCAATGCGCGGTGATCGGGTTCGACAACATCCGCGAAGCGGCCTGGCAGGCCTATAACCTCACCACCATCGGGGTCGACCTGCAGGAGCGGGTGCAGGCGCTGCGCCGGATCGTGGCGGCACGCGCCGCCGATTCGCAGGCGCGCTCGATGGTGGAGACCATCCGCGCCCGGCTGGTGGTCCGCGGCACCGCCTGA
- a CDS encoding ABC transporter permease, whose translation MVWLIMWPIISAIIGTFWIEGADGSHRLSIESYAFFFTDQYSLDNLYITLWTTVVTAVLLLAICLPIAIYLRFAKGALPAYVQGLAIFPMFVPSIILAYAFIRTIGPNGTVDIMLNAVGLPKIRSPYLTPWGPVIGLVWDHIPLTVLILLSGLGSVSTQSVDAARDVGAGRLEVFWYILLPRIGNSILVALSFAVLGIFSAFTLPYVLGPAAPEMMGPFMQRTFRDVGDPLAATTQAVIAFGFCIVFGIFYVRSVAKNRGGAR comes from the coding sequence ATGGTCTGGCTGATCATGTGGCCGATCATTTCGGCCATCATTGGCACTTTCTGGATCGAGGGCGCCGACGGCAGCCATCGCCTGTCGATCGAAAGCTACGCCTTCTTCTTCACCGACCAGTATAGCCTGGACAATCTCTACATCACGCTCTGGACGACCGTGGTCACGGCCGTGCTGCTGCTCGCCATCTGCCTGCCCATCGCCATCTATCTGCGCTTCGCCAAGGGAGCGCTGCCGGCCTATGTGCAGGGCCTTGCCATTTTCCCGATGTTCGTGCCCTCGATCATCCTGGCCTATGCGTTCATCCGCACCATCGGCCCCAACGGCACCGTCGACATCATGCTCAACGCTGTGGGCCTGCCCAAGATCCGCTCGCCCTACCTCACGCCCTGGGGGCCGGTGATCGGCCTCGTCTGGGACCACATTCCACTGACCGTGCTGATCCTGCTTTCGGGCCTGGGGAGCGTTTCCACCCAATCGGTCGACGCCGCCCGCGACGTCGGCGCCGGCCGGCTCGAGGTGTTCTGGTACATCCTCCTGCCGCGCATCGGCAATTCGATCCTGGTGGCCCTCTCCTTTGCCGTGCTCGGCATCTTCTCGGCCTTCACCCTGCCCTATGTGCTCGGCCCGGCCGCGCCTGAAATGATGGGCCCGTTCATGCAGCGCACCTTCCGCGACGTGGGCGATCCCCTGGCTGCGACCACCCAGGCGGTCATCGCCTTCGGCTTCTGTATCGTCTTCGGCATCTTCTACGTGCGCTCCGTCGCCAAGAACCGCGGAGGCGCCCGCTGA
- a CDS encoding inositol monophosphatase family protein produces the protein MPMPADRLGPNASPMLAEMARIAMAAGGIARNSLRRYAAGEMVHKKPRDFQTEADVAVEGFIVGELKKAFPDHGIWGEEQVGNTEDAAGAPRFLIDPIDGTTNFAWGIPHFGIVISRETGGVIDKGVVYDCMQDELFSAEEGQGAFLNGRAIRATGNSDPVNAVVGAGLPVPGQVKSVPVETYHHALRRLMDTTSGVRRLGSAAMSLAYVACGRLDGFFEDGLSPLDYGASVLIVREAGGIVTGFNGAPIPESGAILAGGAAIHPWLVEGFRY, from the coding sequence ATGCCCATGCCTGCCGACCGCCTCGGACCCAATGCTTCACCCATGCTCGCGGAAATGGCGCGTATCGCCATGGCAGCGGGCGGCATCGCCCGCAATTCGCTGCGGCGCTACGCGGCCGGCGAGATGGTCCACAAGAAGCCGCGCGACTTCCAGACCGAGGCGGACGTGGCCGTCGAAGGGTTCATCGTGGGCGAGCTCAAGAAGGCGTTTCCCGACCACGGCATCTGGGGCGAAGAGCAGGTGGGCAATACCGAGGATGCCGCCGGCGCGCCGCGCTTCCTCATCGACCCCATCGACGGCACCACCAATTTCGCCTGGGGCATTCCGCATTTCGGCATCGTGATCTCGCGCGAAACCGGCGGCGTGATCGACAAGGGCGTCGTCTACGACTGCATGCAGGACGAACTGTTTTCGGCCGAGGAGGGGCAGGGCGCCTTCCTCAACGGCCGCGCCATCAGGGCCACGGGCAACAGCGATCCGGTCAATGCCGTGGTTGGCGCTGGCCTGCCGGTGCCGGGCCAGGTCAAATCGGTGCCGGTCGAGACCTATCACCATGCCTTGCGCCGGCTGATGGATACGACCTCGGGCGTGCGGCGCCTGGGCTCGGCCGCCATGTCGCTGGCCTATGTCGCCTGCGGGCGCCTTGACGGTTTCTTCGAGGACGGATTGTCGCCGCTCGACTACGGCGCCTCGGTGCTGATCGTGCGCGAAGCGGGCGGTATCGTCACGGGCTTCAACGGCGCCCCGATCCCCGAGAGCGGCGCGATCCTCGCCGGCGGCGCCGCCATCCACCCCTGGCTGGTCGAAGGCTTCCGGTACTAA
- a CDS encoding alpha/beta hydrolase family protein produces the protein MRLLALGVVALAGILSTGAGFADETRMTLERGIDATLNVPDGAVGAPAVLMLHGFGSSKDEVGNMYAREAAALAEKGVASLRISFEGFGKSDGDTGETTVDQQLADALIAADYLASIPQIDRNKLGILGFSLGGGIAILATAERPDFFKSRVTWSSVGDFAEDMKGSVGQVAFDKAAADGIVGLDLGFRTIALKKAFFDSLSMHPLKDALAAYDGAYLAIAGSEDFSAKYAQAFVDAAPGMPKEAMIVEGADHIFGVLSQDQTNADKVITKTAEWFASTLQ, from the coding sequence ATGCGTCTGTTGGCTTTGGGGGTAGTCGCCCTGGCGGGAATTCTCTCGACGGGAGCGGGGTTTGCGGATGAAACCCGGATGACGCTCGAGCGCGGGATCGACGCGACCCTCAACGTTCCCGATGGTGCGGTCGGCGCGCCGGCGGTGCTCATGCTCCACGGCTTCGGCAGCTCCAAGGACGAGGTGGGGAACATGTATGCGCGCGAGGCCGCGGCGCTGGCGGAAAAGGGCGTCGCCTCCCTGCGCATCTCGTTCGAGGGTTTCGGCAAGAGCGATGGCGATACGGGGGAGACCACGGTCGACCAGCAGCTGGCCGACGCGCTCATCGCCGCCGATTACCTGGCCAGCATTCCCCAGATCGACCGCAACAAGCTTGGCATCCTCGGCTTCAGCCTGGGCGGCGGTATCGCGATCCTGGCCACGGCCGAGCGGCCGGATTTCTTCAAGTCCCGCGTGACCTGGTCTTCGGTGGGCGATTTCGCCGAGGACATGAAGGGCTCGGTGGGGCAGGTGGCCTTCGACAAGGCGGCCGCCGACGGCATTGTCGGGTTGGACCTGGGCTTCCGCACCATCGCGCTCAAGAAAGCGTTCTTCGACAGCCTCTCTATGCACCCGCTCAAGGATGCGCTGGCGGCCTATGACGGCGCCTATCTCGCCATCGCGGGCAGCGAGGACTTTTCGGCCAAGTACGCGCAGGCCTTCGTCGATGCCGCGCCGGGCATGCCCAAGGAAGCCATGATCGTGGAGGGTGCGGACCACATCTTCGGCGTCCTTAGCCAGGATCAGACCAACGCGGACAAGGTGATCACCAAGACCGCCGAGTGGTTCGCTTCGACCCTGCAGTAG
- a CDS encoding ABC transporter permease yields MATLSLSRTRIDWAGIFMAVVLTLVIVLPLVVVGTWAFTEVWRYPAVVPQKFGLRFWNATLSRTDVWDSLWLSIRLTTMVTFLSAVICLPAAYAFARMKFPARNVLFFSFLAGHAFPKFGLLVAIAAIFLTMNLIGNFWGVVLIQLVGTLMFMIWIPVAAFQGVDRRMEEAARDVGASPARVFWSITLPQAAPTIFAAVLLSFVGTFYETEGAWLIGAPAIRTMPVLMISFINNQMVVQYGAVLSVLLWVPSFIALLFVRRIIGQGAFARGLGA; encoded by the coding sequence ATGGCTACCCTCAGCCTTTCCCGTACCCGCATCGACTGGGCAGGCATCTTCATGGCGGTGGTTCTGACCCTCGTCATCGTATTGCCGCTCGTGGTGGTGGGCACCTGGGCCTTCACCGAAGTTTGGCGCTATCCGGCGGTCGTCCCGCAGAAGTTCGGCCTGCGCTTCTGGAACGCCACCCTCAGCCGCACCGACGTCTGGGATTCGCTCTGGCTCAGCATCCGCCTGACCACGATGGTGACGTTCCTCTCCGCCGTGATCTGCCTGCCGGCGGCCTATGCCTTCGCCCGCATGAAGTTCCCGGCGCGCAACGTGCTGTTCTTCTCGTTCCTGGCCGGCCACGCCTTCCCCAAGTTCGGCCTGCTCGTCGCCATCGCCGCGATCTTCCTCACCATGAACCTCATCGGCAATTTCTGGGGCGTGGTGCTGATCCAGCTCGTGGGCACGCTGATGTTCATGATCTGGATCCCCGTCGCCGCCTTCCAAGGCGTCGACCGGCGCATGGAGGAAGCGGCGCGCGACGTGGGCGCCTCCCCGGCCCGCGTCTTCTGGTCGATCACCCTGCCGCAGGCGGCGCCGACGATCTTCGCGGCCGTGCTGCTCTCGTTCGTGGGCACCTTCTACGAAACGGAAGGCGCCTGGCTCATCGGCGCACCGGCCATCCGCACGATGCCCGTGCTCATGATCTCGTTCATCAACAACCAGATGGTCGTGCAGTACGGCGCGGTGCTCTCGGTGCTCCTGTGGGTGCCCTCGTTCATCGCCCTGCTCTTCGTGCGCCGCATCATCGGCCAGGGGGCTTTCGCCCGCGGCCTGGGTGCGTGA
- a CDS encoding DUF2189 domain-containing protein, whose translation MADFHVIGGATKTLAHPQIRKIQVSDLSDVLRAGFSDFWDKPSHYAFLGLIYAVVGIALAVWSSGANALPIIFPLASGFALLGPLAAVGLYEISRRKEQGADTSWQHAVEVIRSPALPSIIAVGIFIFAIFYLWLTAAESIYQSIFGLAPPTSITAFVQEVLTTDRGWHLIMWGCGIGFLFALFTLATTFIAFPLMVDRDVGAFAAVETSMRAFFANPIPVLAWGLIVAALLVIGSIPFFVGLAIVVPVLGHATWHLYRKLVV comes from the coding sequence ATGGCAGACTTTCATGTGATCGGAGGCGCCACCAAGACCCTGGCGCATCCGCAAATCCGCAAGATCCAGGTATCGGACCTGTCGGACGTCCTGCGCGCAGGCTTTTCCGACTTCTGGGACAAGCCTTCCCACTACGCCTTCCTGGGCCTGATCTATGCCGTCGTCGGTATCGCGCTGGCGGTCTGGTCTTCGGGCGCCAACGCCCTGCCGATCATCTTCCCACTGGCCTCCGGCTTCGCCCTGCTCGGGCCGCTCGCGGCCGTGGGGCTCTATGAGATCAGCCGACGCAAGGAACAGGGAGCAGACACCTCCTGGCAGCACGCCGTCGAGGTCATCCGCTCGCCCGCCCTGCCCTCGATCATCGCGGTGGGCATCTTCATCTTCGCCATCTTCTATCTCTGGCTGACGGCAGCCGAGAGCATCTATCAATCCATCTTCGGCCTCGCCCCGCCGACCTCGATCACCGCATTCGTCCAGGAGGTGCTGACCACCGACCGCGGCTGGCACCTGATCATGTGGGGGTGCGGCATCGGCTTCCTCTTCGCACTCTTCACCCTCGCCACCACCTTCATCGCCTTCCCGCTGATGGTGGACCGCGACGTCGGAGCCTTCGCGGCGGTCGAAACCTCGATGCGGGCCTTCTTCGCCAATCCGATCCCGGTCCTGGCCTGGGGCCTGATCGTCGCGGCCCTGCTCGTCATCGGCTCGATCCCCTTCTTCGTGGGCCTGGCAATCGTCGTGCCGGTGCTCGGCCACGCGACCTGGCACCTCTATCGCAAGCTGGTCGTCTGA
- a CDS encoding mannitol dehydrogenase family protein, giving the protein MHRLTPQSLAEARPGVRPFSYDRSAVTPGIVHLGIGAFHRAHQAVYVDDLLSQFPDWGIVGASLRRPDTKDALDPQSGLYSVLVRDAGGSTCRVIGSVLEIIDATREGERLLDLMASPAIRIVSLTVTEKGYCHDPATGRLDRSHPDIVHDLANPANPRSAPGFIVEALDRRRRAGLAPFTVMSCDNLPSNGHTASRIISEFAAARGSELAAYVATAAFPSTMVDRIVPATTDADRQAVGEALGLEDAWPVVTEPFTQWVIEDRFSAGRPAFETVGAQMVRDVEPFERMKLRMLNGSHSTLAYLGYLAGHQYVADAIGDPAFRKLIFGLMTEEVIPTLDMPEADLHGYRDDLLERFANPALKHRTWQIAMDGSQKLPQRFLGTIRDRIAAGQGYQRLALGVAGWMRYAAGVDEQGNTIDVRDPMVERFRAVAAASGQDPKKLAEGLLAIREIFGSDLAGDDRFRSEVTRLLAALYENGAAAVVAQVGE; this is encoded by the coding sequence ATGCACCGCCTTACGCCCCAATCCCTTGCCGAGGCCCGTCCGGGCGTCCGCCCCTTCTCCTATGACCGCAGCGCAGTAACGCCGGGCATCGTGCATCTGGGGATCGGCGCGTTCCATCGCGCGCACCAGGCTGTCTATGTCGATGATCTGCTGTCGCAATTTCCCGATTGGGGAATCGTTGGCGCCAGCCTGCGCCGGCCCGACACCAAGGACGCTCTCGATCCCCAGTCGGGGCTCTACTCCGTTCTCGTCCGCGATGCCGGCGGCAGCACCTGCCGCGTCATCGGCTCGGTCCTCGAAATCATCGATGCCACCCGCGAGGGCGAGCGCCTGCTCGATCTCATGGCGAGCCCTGCCATCCGCATCGTCTCGCTGACGGTGACCGAGAAGGGCTATTGCCACGATCCGGCGACCGGGCGGCTGGATAGGTCTCACCCCGATATCGTCCACGACCTCGCAAATCCCGCCAATCCGCGCAGCGCCCCCGGTTTCATCGTCGAGGCGCTGGATCGCCGCCGCCGGGCAGGGCTTGCGCCCTTTACGGTCATGAGTTGCGACAACCTGCCCAGCAACGGTCATACGGCCAGCCGGATCATCTCGGAATTCGCCGCCGCGCGCGGCAGCGAACTGGCGGCCTATGTCGCGACCGCCGCCTTTCCCAGCACGATGGTCGATCGCATCGTGCCCGCCACCACCGATGCCGACCGGCAGGCGGTGGGCGAGGCGCTGGGGCTTGAAGACGCCTGGCCGGTCGTCACCGAGCCCTTCACCCAATGGGTCATCGAGGATCGCTTCAGCGCCGGCCGGCCGGCTTTCGAGACGGTCGGGGCGCAGATGGTGCGCGACGTCGAGCCGTTCGAGCGCATGAAGTTGCGCATGCTCAACGGCTCGCACTCGACCCTGGCCTATCTGGGCTATCTGGCGGGCCATCAATACGTCGCCGACGCCATCGGCGATCCGGCCTTCCGCAAGCTGATCTTCGGGCTGATGACCGAAGAGGTCATTCCCACCCTCGATATGCCGGAGGCCGATCTGCACGGTTATCGCGACGACCTGCTGGAGCGCTTCGCCAATCCGGCGCTCAAGCACCGCACCTGGCAGATCGCCATGGACGGGAGCCAGAAGCTGCCGCAGCGTTTCCTGGGCACCATCCGCGATAGGATCGCCGCCGGGCAAGGCTACCAGCGCCTGGCGCTGGGAGTAGCCGGCTGGATGCGCTATGCCGCGGGCGTCGATGAGCAGGGCAATACCATCGACGTGCGCGACCCCATGGTCGAGCGCTTCCGCGCTGTCGCCGCGGCGTCGGGCCAGGATCCGAAAAAGCTCGCCGAAGGCTTGCTGGCCATCCGCGAGATCTTCGGAAGCGACCTTGCTGGCGACGACCGGTTCAGGAGCGAGGTGACGCGCCTTTTGGCGGCGCTCTACGAAAACGGCGCGGCGGCGGTTGTCGCCCAGGTGGGTGAATAG
- a CDS encoding alpha-N-arabinofuranosidase, whose protein sequence is MKATVTAHKDYAISRIDDRVYGAFLEHLGRAIYTGIYEPDHPTADKNGMRGDVAKLVKDLNVPMVRYPGGNFVSAYNWEDGIGPREERPVRLDLAWHTSESNAVGIHEFADWCDTVGTQMMLAVNLGSRGLDAARNFVEYVNHPGGSYWSDQRIKNGRKDPWDVKLWCLGNEMDGPWQVGHKSADEYGHLANETAKALRAFDKSLELIVCGSSNAKMPSYPQWEATVLDHTYDAIDYISLHMYFANREKNTPNYLALSVELENYINSVAGVIQFIKAKKRSKKDVYISFDEWNVWYHSNQQDRKILEGNDGWPHAPALLEDVYNFEDVLQVGLILNAFIRRADVVKIACIAQLVNVIAPIMTDPKGAAWRQTIYYPYYFASIYGRGTALNLVVNSPTYDADNVKGVPFADVTGVHNEDEGTLTFFAVNRNGKEALDLEIALEGFGDATIIDHQVMTHANLEAVNTAKNPDEVVPAKGTGASIKSGKLSVSLPPHSYQMIRAKL, encoded by the coding sequence ATGAAGGCGACGGTAACCGCGCACAAGGACTACGCAATTTCCAGGATCGACGACCGCGTCTACGGCGCGTTCCTCGAGCACCTTGGGCGCGCGATCTATACCGGCATCTACGAGCCTGACCACCCCACCGCCGACAAGAACGGCATGCGTGGTGACGTCGCCAAGCTGGTCAAGGACCTCAATGTACCCATGGTCCGCTACCCCGGGGGTAACTTCGTCTCGGCCTATAACTGGGAAGACGGCATCGGCCCGCGCGAAGAGCGCCCGGTTCGCCTGGACCTGGCCTGGCATACCTCCGAGTCCAATGCCGTGGGCATCCACGAATTCGCCGACTGGTGCGACACCGTCGGCACCCAGATGATGCTGGCCGTCAACCTCGGCTCGCGCGGCCTCGACGCCGCCCGCAACTTCGTCGAATACGTCAATCACCCCGGCGGTTCCTACTGGAGCGACCAGCGCATCAAGAACGGCCGCAAGGACCCGTGGGACGTGAAACTCTGGTGCCTGGGCAACGAGATGGACGGCCCCTGGCAGGTCGGCCACAAGAGCGCCGACGAGTATGGGCACCTGGCCAACGAAACCGCCAAGGCCCTGCGCGCCTTCGACAAATCGCTCGAACTGATCGTGTGCGGCTCGTCCAACGCCAAGATGCCGTCCTACCCGCAATGGGAAGCGACGGTGCTCGATCACACCTATGATGCGATCGACTACATCTCGCTGCACATGTATTTCGCCAACCGCGAGAAGAACACGCCCAACTACCTGGCGCTCTCGGTCGAGCTGGAGAACTACATCAACTCCGTCGCCGGCGTGATCCAGTTCATCAAGGCCAAGAAGCGCTCCAAGAAGGACGTCTATATCTCCTTTGACGAATGGAACGTCTGGTATCACTCCAACCAGCAGGACCGTAAGATCCTGGAAGGCAATGACGGCTGGCCTCATGCCCCGGCGCTGCTCGAAGACGTCTACAACTTCGAGGACGTGCTGCAGGTCGGCCTTATCCTCAACGCGTTCATCCGCCGCGCCGACGTCGTCAAGATCGCCTGCATCGCCCAGCTCGTGAACGTGATCGCCCCGATCATGACCGATCCCAAGGGCGCAGCCTGGCGGCAGACGATCTACTACCCCTACTACTTCGCCTCGATCTACGGGCGCGGCACCGCCCTGAATCTGGTTGTGAATTCCCCGACCTACGACGCTGATAACGTTAAGGGAGTTCCCTTCGCCGACGTGACCGGCGTCCATAACGAAGACGAGGGCACGCTCACCTTCTTCGCGGTCAACCGCAACGGCAAGGAAGCCCTCGACCTCGAGATCGCGCTCGAAGGGTTCGGCGACGCCACCATCATCGACCACCAGGTGATGACCCACGCCAACCTGGAGGCGGTCAACACTGCCAAGAACCCGGACGAAGTCGTCCCGGCAAAGGGCACTGGAGCCTCGATCAAGAGCGGAAAGCTCAGCGTTTCGCTGCCTCCCCACTCCTACCAGATGATCCGCGCCAAGCTCTGA